The DNA region CGGAAACCGGATCCGCGGTCGCCCCGTGCAGCAACACCCGCAGGGCCGGCACCTCGAGGATCACCAACAGGACGGCGAACAGCACCGCGAGCACCGGTCGGCGGGTCCGGTAGACCCCGTCGCCGCTGGGCGACCCGGCCGGTACGCCCGGCACCTGGTAGCCGGCTTCCCCGGCCGCCGGCCGGAAGCCGGTGTCCGTCCCGGCCTCCCCCGCCGACAGGTCACCCCGAGGGGCCACCGGCGGCATCGGCCCGGTCGGCTGCTCCAGGGGATTCACCGCCTCCGTGCCCCGTTTGGCCTCCACGATCGGATACCCGGCCAGCGGCACGGGCCGGGCCGGGTCACCCACCACGGACGCCAGCGGGGCCGGGTCGCTCACCATCGGCGCCGGGCGGGTCGGGTCACCCAGGGGATCTCCAGCCACCGGCGGGCTGGTCTCCTGGGCGGTCCGCCAGGGCGACCGTTCGGTGGGCAGCTCACCGGAGATGTCCGGGTCGGTCGACCCGGCTCGCCGGGCGCGCGAGGCCCGGTAGCGCTCGGGCTCGGCCGAGGTCTCGGCCAGGGGATCCGCACCGCCGAAGCGCCGCGCCGAGGTGTCGTACCGGTCCTCGTCGTCGACCCGTTGTTCGGGGGCCACCGGCGGCTGGTCGTCCAGGTGTCTCGCCTGCGCCGTGCCGAGCCAGTCCGGGTCGCGGTAATCACGGTCGCCGGGGTACCAACGCGACTCCTGATCATCGGCAAAGCTACGTCGTCCATCCACGTCCGGCACGGTATGCGACCAACCGGCCGGTCGCCATTCGGCCCCGGCCCTGACCAGGACCGGAAGGGCGATTCGACCGGGTACGCAGAGCAAGAGGCTGATTCGTCACTCAGGCCCGCCTTAGCACACCAAGGGCATGATCGTCCGGCTGTCCACAACACCTCCCGTTGTCCACAGGTCGTACCACCGGGGGCACCTCGACGGCTCCGGTCCCGGCAGGGTGCCGGCCATGAGCAAGCGGAACCAGGCGGTCGGCGGGTACGGGGAGCGTTGCGCCGTCCGGCACCTGATCGAGGCAGGGCTGCGCCCGGTGGCCCGGAACTGGCGCTGCCCCTCCGGAGAGATCGACATCGTGGCCTGGGACGGGCCGGTGCTCGTCATCTGCGAGGTGAAGACCCGCCGCAACCACGACTTCGGCACCCCGGCCGAGGCGGTGGTCAGCCGCAAGGCCCGCCGGCTGCGTCGGCTCGCCGTGGCGTGGCTGGCGGCCACCGGCACTACCGCCGAGGAGATCCGCTTCGACGTCGTCTCGGTCCTGCTGCCGCGCACCGGCCGGGCCCAGGTCGAACATCTCAAGGGAGCCTTCTGATGAGCTACGCCCGGGTGCTCTGTGTCGGCCTGGTCGGGGTCACCGGTCATCTGGTGGAGGTGGAGGCGGATCTCGCACCCGGCCTGCCCGCCGTGGTCATCTCCGGGCTGCCGGACACCGCCCTGCACGAGGCCCGGGACCGGGTCCGCGCCGCCGTGGTCAACTCCGGCCAGCGCTGGCCGAACCGGCGGATCACCCTGAAC from Micromonospora sp. NBC_01739 includes:
- a CDS encoding YraN family protein, with the protein product MSKRNQAVGGYGERCAVRHLIEAGLRPVARNWRCPSGEIDIVAWDGPVLVICEVKTRRNHDFGTPAEAVVSRKARRLRRLAVAWLAATGTTAEEIRFDVVSVLLPRTGRAQVEHLKGAF